From Microlunatus capsulatus, a single genomic window includes:
- a CDS encoding RDD family protein: protein MSGIPVGSPPVPPGRHAAPSGWYADPLDGAQERYWDGWQWSRNTRAREGGAPQAPAAPAVPPTGPAGGQGQPGQQPQPWAPQQPWSGQPGQPGPSDGQGQQGYPGQPGYPNQPGYPNQPGYPGQQGYPGQPPQGYPGYPGYPQAYPGQPVGGRPGQAAYTADGVRLAGWWWRVLASLVDSLLVGALTTLAVLPLLLPVLDRVSAYFAEVVAAAEQGLPQPVLDQQSLIPTGDLLLMSLASVAITFVYHAAFLRWRAATPGKLLCGLRVVPVDQGRATGGLDLRRALARALVWAAPGLNSLLGLFQLVDVLFPLWQPRRQAIHDLLARTQVVRR, encoded by the coding sequence GTGTCTGGTATCCCCGTCGGCAGTCCTCCGGTCCCGCCCGGCCGTCACGCGGCCCCGTCCGGCTGGTACGCCGACCCGCTCGACGGCGCCCAGGAGCGCTACTGGGACGGCTGGCAGTGGTCGCGCAACACCCGCGCCCGCGAGGGCGGCGCACCGCAGGCGCCCGCCGCGCCCGCGGTCCCGCCGACCGGCCCCGCCGGTGGCCAGGGCCAGCCCGGCCAGCAGCCGCAGCCGTGGGCGCCGCAGCAGCCCTGGTCGGGCCAGCCGGGGCAGCCCGGGCCGTCCGACGGCCAGGGCCAGCAGGGTTACCCGGGCCAGCCGGGCTACCCGAACCAGCCGGGCTACCCAAACCAGCCGGGCTACCCGGGCCAGCAGGGCTACCCGGGCCAGCCCCCGCAGGGCTACCCGGGCTATCCGGGCTACCCGCAGGCCTACCCGGGTCAACCGGTCGGCGGCCGACCGGGCCAGGCGGCCTACACCGCCGACGGGGTCCGCCTCGCCGGCTGGTGGTGGCGCGTGCTGGCGTCGCTCGTCGACTCGCTCCTCGTCGGCGCCCTGACGACGCTGGCCGTCCTGCCCCTGCTGCTGCCGGTCCTCGACCGGGTCTCGGCCTACTTCGCCGAGGTCGTGGCCGCGGCCGAGCAGGGCCTCCCGCAGCCGGTGCTGGACCAGCAGAGCCTCATCCCGACCGGTGACCTGCTGCTGATGTCGCTCGCCTCGGTCGCCATCACGTTCGTCTACCACGCCGCCTTCCTCCGGTGGCGGGCCGCGACGCCGGGCAAGCTGCTCTGCGGCCTGCGGGTCGTCCCGGTCGACCAGGGCCGCGCGACCGGCGGGCTCGACCTGCGCCGAGCCCTCGCCCGCGCCCTGGTCTGGGCCGCGCCCGGGCTGAACAGCCTGCTCGGGCTGTTCCAGCTGGTCGACGTGCTGTTCCCCCTCTGGCAGCCCCGCCGCCAGGCCATCCACGACCTGCTCGCCCGGACCCAGGTCGTCCGCCGCTGA
- a CDS encoding mannitol dehydrogenase family protein, giving the protein MTAGALTHLDSAHLGELGVPVPRYDRSAVTTGIVHFGVGGFHRAHQAMYLDRLMEQGLALDWGICGVGVMPSDARMRDAMAAQDCLYTLVLKDPDGSWTPKVVGSVVEYLFAPDDAEAVVEKMADPATRVVSLTVTEGGYNFSPVTGEFDAENPAVVADLRPGAVPATVFGLVTEALARRRDRGQAPFTVMSCDNIPGNGHMAQQVFSAFADLRDPELGRWVRAEVSFPNSMVDRITPVTTDDDKAQIAERFGLDDAWPVVCEPFTQWVLEDRFTQGRPPLEEVGVQVVDDVEPYELMKLRLLNASHQALCYLGYLAGFRLVHEVAQDPLFARFLRAYMDDEGTPTLPPVPGMDLEVYKSELIARFSNDAVRDTVARLCAESSDRIPKWLLPVIRTNLAAGRSTRYAAAVVASWARYAEGVDEQGEPIEVVDRLAEELTGIAARQQEEPLAFVANRRLFGDLADEPGFTEPYLAVLGSLHERGARATLESLMGTGSAS; this is encoded by the coding sequence ATGACCGCTGGTGCCCTGACCCATCTCGACAGCGCCCACCTCGGCGAGCTCGGGGTGCCCGTCCCCCGCTACGACCGGTCGGCGGTGACCACCGGGATCGTGCACTTCGGCGTCGGCGGCTTCCACCGCGCCCACCAGGCCATGTACCTCGACCGGCTGATGGAGCAGGGGCTCGCCCTCGACTGGGGCATCTGCGGCGTCGGCGTGATGCCCTCCGACGCGCGGATGCGGGACGCGATGGCCGCGCAGGACTGCCTCTACACCCTGGTGCTCAAGGACCCCGACGGCAGCTGGACCCCGAAGGTCGTCGGCTCGGTCGTCGAGTACCTGTTCGCCCCCGACGACGCCGAGGCCGTGGTCGAGAAGATGGCCGACCCCGCCACCCGTGTCGTCTCGCTCACCGTCACCGAGGGCGGCTACAACTTCTCCCCCGTCACCGGCGAGTTCGACGCGGAGAACCCGGCCGTCGTGGCCGACCTGCGGCCGGGTGCGGTGCCGGCGACGGTGTTCGGCCTGGTCACCGAGGCCCTCGCCCGACGCCGCGATCGCGGTCAGGCCCCCTTCACCGTCATGTCCTGCGACAACATCCCCGGCAACGGCCACATGGCCCAGCAGGTGTTCTCGGCCTTCGCCGACCTCCGCGACCCCGAGCTCGGCCGGTGGGTGCGCGCGGAGGTCAGCTTCCCCAACTCCATGGTCGACCGGATCACCCCGGTCACCACCGACGACGACAAGGCCCAGATCGCCGAGCGGTTCGGCCTCGACGACGCCTGGCCGGTGGTCTGCGAGCCGTTCACCCAGTGGGTCCTGGAGGACCGCTTCACCCAGGGCCGGCCCCCGCTGGAGGAGGTCGGCGTGCAGGTGGTCGACGACGTCGAGCCCTACGAGCTGATGAAGCTGCGGCTGCTCAACGCCAGCCACCAGGCGCTCTGCTACCTCGGCTACCTGGCCGGCTTCCGGCTGGTCCACGAGGTCGCGCAGGACCCGCTGTTCGCCCGGTTCCTGCGCGCCTACATGGACGACGAGGGCACGCCGACGCTGCCGCCCGTCCCGGGCATGGACCTCGAGGTCTACAAGAGCGAGCTCATCGCGCGCTTCTCCAACGACGCCGTCCGCGACACCGTGGCCCGGCTGTGCGCCGAGAGCTCCGACCGCATCCCCAAGTGGCTGCTGCCCGTCATCCGCACCAACCTCGCCGCCGGCCGCAGCACCCGCTACGCCGCGGCCGTCGTGGCCAGCTGGGCCCGCTACGCCGAGGGCGTCGACGAGCAGGGCGAGCCGATCGAGGTGGTCGACCGGCTGGCCGAGGAGCTCACCGGGATCGCCGCCCGCCAGCAGGAGGAGCCGCTGGCCTTCGTGGCCAACCGGCGGCTGTTCGGCGACCTGGCTGACGAGCCGGGCTTCACCGAGCCCTACCTCGCGGTGCTCGGCTCCCTGCACGAGCGCGGCGCGCGGGCCACGCTCGAGTCGCTGATGGGCACGGGCTCGGCTTCCTGA
- a CDS encoding DUF2243 domain-containing protein has translation MTGYPDRHPSPPEEPPRAPNARPRPGPALSTAAHGPARSSRDRRTGTPPARASWWSGVLVGVGVAAFVDETVFHQLLHWHHFYDRSTPEAGLVSDGVFHAVGWFAVVAGLFWFAALRRRAELVTARWVGGLLVGTGAFQLYDGTVQHKLLGLHQIRYDVALLPYDLTWNLVAVALLVAGVLVARRDRRPAPAGPGS, from the coding sequence GTGACCGGGTACCCGGACCGGCACCCGTCCCCACCCGAGGAGCCTCCCCGTGCACCGAACGCCCGCCCCCGTCCCGGACCCGCGCTGAGCACCGCGGCGCACGGCCCCGCGCGCAGCAGCCGGGACCGCAGGACCGGCACACCACCGGCGCGCGCCAGCTGGTGGTCCGGGGTCCTGGTCGGCGTGGGCGTCGCGGCCTTCGTCGACGAGACCGTCTTCCACCAGCTGCTGCACTGGCACCACTTCTACGACCGCTCGACGCCGGAGGCGGGCCTCGTGTCCGACGGCGTCTTCCACGCCGTCGGCTGGTTCGCCGTCGTCGCCGGGCTGTTCTGGTTCGCGGCGCTCCGCCGCCGGGCCGAGCTGGTGACAGCGCGCTGGGTGGGCGGGCTGCTGGTGGGGACCGGCGCCTTCCAGCTCTACGACGGCACCGTGCAGCACAAGCTGCTGGGCCTGCACCAGATCCGCTACGACGTCGCCCTGCTGCCCTACGACCTCACCTGGAACCTCGTCGCCGTCGCCCTGCTGGTGGCCGGCGTCCTCGTCGCCCGGCGCGACCGCCGGCCGGCACCGGCCGGGCCGGGGTCCTGA
- a CDS encoding cytochrome c oxidase assembly protein: MDGHAGHGPDPTTLLVLLVAVPAVVGYLVAVRGEAGRRSWPPGRTACWLAGVAAVVAGTTGPLAAAAHTDFRAHAVAHVLVGMLGPLLLVLGAPVTLALRALPVAGARRLSGVLRSRPLRLLTEPAVAVVLDLGGLWLLYRTPLLGWTHTAPAVHLAVHLHLVLAGYLLAAVLVGRDPLPHRRSHRHRAVALVVALAAHGILAKTLWAEPPAAVDAATAQAGAVVMYYAGDVVEVAMAVLLCRRWFAGPGARPRVRAAALPTG, translated from the coding sequence GTGGACGGGCACGCCGGTCACGGACCCGACCCGACCACCCTGCTGGTGCTGCTGGTCGCGGTGCCGGCGGTGGTGGGCTACCTGGTGGCCGTCCGCGGCGAGGCCGGCCGGCGGAGCTGGCCGCCCGGGCGCACCGCCTGCTGGCTGGCCGGGGTCGCCGCGGTGGTGGCGGGGACGACCGGTCCGCTCGCCGCCGCCGCCCACACCGACTTCCGGGCGCACGCGGTGGCCCACGTGCTGGTCGGGATGCTCGGCCCGCTGCTGCTGGTCCTCGGCGCCCCGGTCACCCTGGCCCTGCGGGCCCTCCCGGTGGCGGGCGCCCGGCGGCTGAGCGGCGTGCTGCGCAGCCGCCCGCTCCGGCTGCTCACCGAGCCCGCCGTCGCCGTCGTGCTGGACCTCGGCGGCCTGTGGCTGCTCTACCGGACGCCGCTGCTGGGCTGGACGCACACCGCGCCCGCCGTCCACCTGGCGGTGCACCTGCACCTCGTGCTGGCCGGCTACCTGCTGGCCGCCGTCCTGGTGGGCCGCGACCCGCTCCCCCACCGGCGCTCGCACCGGCACCGCGCCGTCGCCCTGGTGGTGGCGCTGGCCGCGCACGGGATCCTGGCCAAGACGCTGTGGGCCGAGCCCCCGGCGGCCGTCGACGCGGCCACCGCGCAGGCGGGCGCGGTGGTCATGTACTACGCCGGCGACGTCGTCGAGGTGGCGATGGCGGTGCTGCTGTGCCGCCGCTGGTTCGCCGGCCCCGGCGCCCGGCCGCGCGTCCGCGCCGCGGCGCTGCCGACGGGGTGA
- a CDS encoding AI-2E family transporter, with protein MPSTALGDPRRPVPVRTILATIGLVLATALTLLLLYEVRRTLVWVVVAVFFTIALYPVTNWVERHLTWFHRTLATLLVFLVVLALVGGLVTLFAVPLAREGADFAVRLPDLVADARAGRGPVGDLLERTHALGYLQENQERISGFVTGLTTPAAGLLREVATGVAGVVTVFVLALLMVLEGPKVVDGTLTSSTARGSASGCAGWRATARSRSPATSPATC; from the coding sequence ATGCCGTCCACCGCCCTCGGGGACCCGCGCCGGCCCGTCCCGGTGCGCACCATCCTCGCCACCATCGGCCTCGTGCTGGCCACCGCCCTGACCCTGCTGCTGCTCTACGAGGTGCGCCGGACCCTGGTCTGGGTCGTCGTCGCCGTCTTCTTCACCATCGCGCTGTACCCGGTGACCAACTGGGTCGAGCGGCACCTCACGTGGTTCCACCGGACGCTCGCGACCCTGCTGGTGTTCCTCGTCGTGCTGGCGCTGGTCGGCGGGCTGGTGACCCTCTTCGCGGTGCCGCTGGCGCGCGAGGGGGCCGACTTCGCCGTCCGGCTGCCCGACCTGGTCGCGGACGCCCGCGCCGGTCGCGGACCCGTCGGCGACCTGCTCGAGCGCACCCACGCGCTGGGCTACCTGCAGGAGAACCAGGAGCGGATCAGCGGCTTCGTCACCGGGCTGACGACGCCGGCCGCCGGTCTGCTGCGCGAGGTGGCGACGGGGGTCGCCGGGGTGGTCACCGTCTTCGTCCTGGCCCTGCTGATGGTGCTGGAGGGCCCGAAGGTCGTCGACGGGACGCTCACCTCATCGACAGCCCGCGGCAGCGCGAGCGGGTGCGCCGGGTGGCGGGCGACTGCGCGAAGTCGATCACCGGCTACATCTCCGGCAACCTGCTGA
- a CDS encoding AI-2E family transporter encodes MAGDCAKSITGYISGNLLISLICGLLTWLVLSIMDVPFAGLIALFVAVADLIPLVGATVGALVAIVAAAVQSVPALVVVAIFFVAYQQLENHVLQPVILARTVKLNPLAVLVSILVGVELAGVLGALLAIPVAGIVQVVLRDVWDHRGGQTKDEVTVGEDERPAVQPAG; translated from the coding sequence GTGGCGGGCGACTGCGCGAAGTCGATCACCGGCTACATCTCCGGCAACCTGCTGATCAGCCTGATCTGCGGGCTGCTCACCTGGCTGGTGCTCAGCATCATGGACGTCCCGTTCGCCGGGCTGATCGCGCTGTTCGTCGCGGTGGCCGACCTCATCCCGCTGGTCGGGGCCACCGTCGGGGCCCTGGTGGCGATCGTCGCGGCGGCGGTGCAGTCGGTGCCGGCGCTGGTCGTCGTCGCGATCTTCTTCGTCGCCTACCAGCAGCTGGAGAACCACGTCCTGCAACCGGTGATCCTGGCCCGCACGGTGAAGCTCAACCCGCTTGCCGTGCTCGTCTCGATCCTCGTCGGGGTCGAGCTGGCGGGGGTGCTGGGCGCGCTGCTGGCCATCCCCGTCGCCGGCATCGTGCAGGTGGTGCTGCGCGACGTGTGGGACCACCGGGGCGGGCAGACCAAGGACGAGGTCACCGTCGGCGAGGACGAGCGGCCGGCGGTGCAGCCGGCCGGCTAG
- a CDS encoding YsnF/AvaK domain-containing protein: MSLTTDQARTLAGSGGNVVSTDGGKIGGIGQIYLDDATGDPTWVTAKTGLFGTKESFVPLEGARVDGDDVVVGYDKSKVTDAPRVDPDGNLSPEEEDQLYAYYGLGSGSTGAGYADSTSGTQSGTGTETGIASGYVENASDADYSETATTGGTGAGTGFAAGTGTTTGTDRDDDLGTTTATDRDLDDDRTRGAVGHDTSGPTTDEAMTRSEEQVTVGTTQRETGRARLRKYVVTENVTQTVPVSHEEVRLEREPITEGNRGEAYDGPAISEEEHEVVLHAEQPVVQKEAVPVERVRLDKETVTDTETVSEDVRKEQIELEDDGDTKR, translated from the coding sequence GTGAGCCTGACCACTGACCAAGCACGCACGCTCGCCGGTTCCGGCGGGAACGTCGTCTCCACCGACGGCGGCAAGATCGGGGGCATCGGTCAGATCTACCTGGACGACGCGACCGGCGACCCCACCTGGGTGACCGCCAAGACCGGTCTGTTCGGCACCAAGGAGTCCTTCGTCCCGCTCGAGGGCGCCCGCGTCGACGGCGACGACGTCGTCGTCGGGTACGACAAGTCCAAGGTCACCGACGCCCCGCGCGTCGACCCCGACGGCAACCTGTCGCCCGAGGAGGAGGACCAGCTCTACGCCTACTACGGCCTGGGCAGCGGCTCCACCGGCGCCGGCTACGCCGACTCCACCTCCGGCACCCAGAGCGGCACCGGCACCGAGACCGGCATCGCGAGCGGCTACGTCGAGAACGCCTCCGACGCCGACTACTCCGAGACCGCGACCACCGGCGGCACCGGCGCCGGGACCGGCTTCGCCGCCGGCACCGGGACCACCACCGGCACCGACCGCGACGACGACCTCGGCACCACCACGGCCACCGACCGCGACCTCGACGACGACCGCACCCGCGGCGCCGTCGGGCACGACACCTCGGGCCCGACGACCGACGAGGCCATGACCCGCTCCGAGGAGCAGGTCACCGTGGGCACCACCCAGCGGGAGACCGGTCGCGCGCGGCTGCGCAAGTACGTCGTGACCGAGAACGTCACCCAGACCGTGCCGGTGAGCCACGAGGAGGTGCGGCTCGAGCGCGAGCCCATCACCGAGGGCAACCGCGGTGAGGCCTACGACGGCCCCGCCATCAGCGAGGAGGAGCACGAGGTCGTCCTCCACGCCGAGCAGCCGGTCGTGCAGAAGGAGGCCGTCCCGGTCGAGCGCGTGCGCCTCGACAAGGAGACGGTCACCGACACCGAGACGGTGTCGGAGGACGTCCGCAAGGAGCAGATCGAGCTCGAGGACGACGGCGACACGAAGCGCTGA
- a CDS encoding UDP-glucose dehydrogenase family protein encodes MKISVIGCGYLGAVHAASMAQLGHDVVGVDVDVAKVEALASGSAPIFEPGLEDLLRAGAASGRLAFSTDAAAVRGARVHFVAVGTPQRRGENAADLTYVDAAVEGLLPHLRPGDLVVGKSTVPVGTAARLQARLDEAGSGATLAWNPEFLREGFAVQDTISPDRLVYGVPPGRRGEEARALLDEVYADAIGRDTPLIVTDFATAELVKVAANAFLATKISFINAMAEIADAAGGDVTALADAIGHDARIGRRFLNAGIGFGGGCLPKDIRAFAARAEELGRGESTAFLKEVDAINLRRRQQMVDMVVESLGGVVYQKKVAVLGLAFKPESDDVRDSPALDVAVRLNGLGAHVVATDPAAIPNSLRMHPQLGFATDTLDALRGADAVVLVTEWPEYRALDPVAVGGLVSAKLVLDGRNVLDAGAWRAAGWTYRGMGRP; translated from the coding sequence GTGAAGATCTCCGTCATCGGCTGCGGCTACCTCGGGGCCGTGCACGCCGCCTCCATGGCCCAGCTGGGGCACGACGTGGTGGGCGTGGACGTGGACGTCGCCAAGGTCGAGGCCCTCGCCTCCGGGTCCGCGCCGATCTTCGAGCCGGGCCTGGAGGACCTGCTCCGCGCGGGCGCGGCGTCGGGCCGGCTGGCGTTCTCCACCGACGCCGCCGCCGTCCGCGGAGCCCGGGTGCACTTCGTCGCCGTCGGCACGCCGCAGCGCCGCGGCGAGAATGCGGCCGACCTCACCTACGTGGACGCCGCCGTCGAGGGCCTGCTGCCGCACCTGCGGCCGGGCGACCTCGTCGTCGGCAAGTCGACCGTCCCGGTCGGCACCGCGGCCCGGCTGCAGGCCCGGCTGGACGAGGCGGGCTCGGGCGCCACCCTGGCCTGGAACCCCGAGTTCCTCCGCGAGGGCTTCGCGGTGCAGGACACGATCAGCCCGGACCGGCTGGTCTACGGCGTGCCGCCCGGTCGACGGGGGGAGGAGGCCCGCGCGCTGCTCGACGAGGTCTACGCCGACGCGATCGGCCGGGACACCCCGCTGATCGTCACCGACTTCGCGACCGCCGAGCTGGTCAAGGTCGCCGCCAACGCCTTCCTGGCCACGAAGATCTCCTTCATCAACGCGATGGCCGAGATCGCGGACGCGGCCGGCGGCGACGTCACCGCCCTCGCCGACGCGATCGGCCACGACGCCCGTATCGGGCGACGCTTCCTCAACGCCGGCATCGGCTTCGGCGGTGGCTGCCTGCCCAAGGACATCCGGGCCTTCGCGGCCCGGGCCGAGGAGCTGGGGCGGGGGGAGTCGACCGCCTTCCTCAAGGAGGTCGACGCGATCAACCTGCGCCGGCGCCAGCAGATGGTCGACATGGTCGTCGAGTCCCTGGGCGGGGTGGTCTACCAGAAGAAGGTCGCCGTGCTGGGGCTGGCCTTCAAGCCCGAGTCCGACGACGTCCGCGACTCCCCGGCGCTCGACGTCGCCGTCCGCCTCAACGGCCTGGGCGCGCACGTGGTCGCGACCGACCCGGCCGCCATCCCCAACTCGCTGCGGATGCACCCCCAGCTGGGCTTCGCCACCGACACCCTCGACGCGCTGCGGGGGGCCGACGCGGTCGTGCTCGTCACCGAGTGGCCGGAGTACCGCGCCCTCGACCCGGTCGCCGTGGGCGGGCTGGTGTCGGCGAAGCTGGTGCTCGACGGCCGCAACGTCCTCGACGCCGGGGCCTGGCGCGCCGCCGGCTGGACCTACCGGGGGATGGGCCGGCCCTGA
- a CDS encoding DEAD/DEAH box helicase, translated as MSAQPDPASAAGAAAAIAASGLPPAFPARAAWGTAKSLRAWQAAALQRYFDETPRDFLAVATPGAGKTSFALTLAQNLLARRQIDRIIIVAPTEHLKTQWAEAAHRINLAIDPNFGVKQGRTSRDYQGIALTYAGVAVNPLALRIRTEGFKTLVILDEVHHAGDALSWGEAVREAFEPATRRLMLTGTPFRSDTNPIPFVRYEADGAGVLRSKADYAYGYGEALADGIVRPVLFMAYSGDLHWRTSAGDEISARLGGPLTKDLASQALRTALDPQGSWIPAVLKAADTRLSEIRAHVPDAGGLVIATDQTAARAYAGLLKAITGRAPTLVLSDEPQSSKKITTFAEGDARWMVAVRMVSEGVDVPRLAVGVYATSTSTPLFFAQAVGRFVRARSKGESASVFVPSVPNLLLFASEMEKERDHVLRAPKEVDEADLLVEAERTESERDLPEGEFTALGSEADFDRVVFDGADFGLTTQSGSDEEADYLGLPGLLEPDQVKDLLRRHQANHLSRSPRDAAPAPTVSTHEELRALRKELNGLVAAWHHRTDLPHGVVHAQLRTECGGPPTAIASAEQLQERIDRLREWAVTGRRPG; from the coding sequence CCGCGTTCCCCGCCCGGGCCGCCTGGGGCACCGCCAAGAGCCTCCGGGCCTGGCAGGCGGCGGCGCTGCAGCGGTACTTCGACGAGACCCCCCGCGACTTCCTGGCCGTCGCCACGCCCGGCGCCGGCAAGACCTCGTTCGCGCTCACGCTGGCGCAGAACCTGCTGGCCCGGCGCCAGATCGACCGCATCATCATCGTCGCGCCGACCGAGCACCTGAAGACCCAGTGGGCCGAGGCCGCACACCGCATCAACCTGGCCATCGACCCGAACTTCGGCGTCAAGCAGGGCCGGACCAGCCGCGACTACCAGGGCATCGCCCTGACCTACGCCGGCGTCGCGGTGAACCCGCTGGCCCTGCGGATCCGGACCGAGGGCTTCAAGACCCTCGTCATCCTCGACGAGGTGCACCACGCGGGCGACGCGCTCAGCTGGGGCGAGGCGGTCCGCGAGGCCTTCGAGCCGGCCACCCGCCGGCTGATGCTCACCGGCACCCCGTTCCGCTCCGACACCAACCCCATCCCGTTCGTCCGCTACGAGGCCGACGGCGCCGGCGTGCTGCGGTCCAAGGCCGACTACGCCTACGGCTACGGCGAGGCGCTGGCCGACGGCATCGTCCGGCCCGTGCTCTTCATGGCCTACTCCGGTGACCTGCACTGGCGGACCAGCGCCGGCGACGAGATCTCGGCCCGGCTGGGCGGCCCGCTCACCAAGGACCTCGCCAGCCAGGCCCTGCGCACGGCCCTGGACCCGCAGGGCTCCTGGATCCCGGCCGTGCTCAAGGCCGCCGACACCCGGCTCAGCGAGATCCGGGCCCACGTCCCCGACGCCGGCGGCCTCGTCATCGCCACCGACCAGACGGCGGCCCGGGCCTACGCCGGGCTGCTCAAGGCCATCACCGGCCGCGCGCCGACGCTGGTGCTCAGCGACGAGCCGCAGTCGAGCAAGAAGATCACCACCTTCGCCGAGGGCGACGCCCGGTGGATGGTGGCGGTCCGGATGGTCTCCGAGGGCGTCGACGTGCCGCGGCTGGCCGTCGGGGTCTACGCCACGTCGACGTCGACACCGCTGTTCTTCGCCCAGGCCGTCGGCCGCTTCGTCCGCGCCCGCAGCAAGGGGGAGTCGGCGTCGGTCTTCGTGCCCAGCGTGCCGAACCTGCTGCTGTTCGCCTCCGAGATGGAGAAGGAGCGCGACCACGTCCTGCGGGCCCCGAAGGAGGTCGACGAGGCCGACCTGCTGGTGGAGGCCGAGCGGACCGAGAGCGAGCGCGACCTGCCGGAGGGGGAGTTCACCGCCCTGGGCAGCGAGGCCGACTTCGACCGGGTCGTCTTCGACGGCGCCGACTTCGGCCTCACCACCCAGTCGGGCAGCGACGAGGAGGCGGACTACCTCGGCCTCCCCGGCCTGCTGGAGCCCGACCAGGTGAAGGACCTGCTCCGCCGCCACCAGGCGAACCACCTCTCGCGCAGCCCCCGCGACGCCGCGCCGGCGCCGACCGTCAGCACCCACGAGGAGCTGCGGGCGCTGCGCAAGGAGCTCAACGGCCTGGTCGCCGCCTGGCACCACCGCACCGACCTGCCGCACGGCGTCGTGCACGCCCAGCTGCGCACCGAGTGCGGCGGTCCGCCCACCGCGATCGCCAGCGCCGAGCAGCTGCAGGAGCGCATCGACCGCCTCCGGGAGTGGGCCGTCACGGGGCGCCGGCCGGGCTGA